The following proteins come from a genomic window of Nostoc sp. ATCC 53789:
- a CDS encoding MraY family glycosyltransferase, whose translation MNLDNSLKYLGIADPSGTGWLAVVFTFLLAWLVTWRSIPTVRKFALRVGWADQPNARRLNREPLPNAGGLAIYAGVIAALVLASLLRPIELQNVLAQVLTILLGGSILVLVGFIDDQFGLPPSIRLWAQIVTALLLVANGISVRVLFGTPIDSFLSMLLTVLWVVGITNAINLMDGMDGLAGGISFITAMSLLGVAAQFNNRAAAILVLAALGGAALGFLRHNFHPSRIIMGDAGAYFFGYVLAATSILGKLQQNTVYALIPTVLFLLLPVIDTTQVFVRRLLAGNNPLSTPGKDHLHHRLLAWGLSQRHAAFTLWSITLFFNLLAMRIQGMSLAVMMTTATSIVILLGFTVWQRIRQQP comes from the coding sequence ATGAATCTAGACAACTCCCTTAAGTACCTTGGCATTGCCGACCCTAGCGGCACCGGCTGGTTGGCAGTAGTATTTACGTTTCTTTTGGCTTGGCTTGTAACGTGGCGTTCAATTCCGACAGTCCGCAAATTCGCCTTACGGGTAGGTTGGGCTGACCAACCCAACGCTCGGCGACTCAATCGCGAACCTTTACCCAATGCAGGGGGGCTGGCTATCTACGCGGGTGTAATTGCCGCGCTGGTATTAGCTAGTCTTTTACGACCGATCGAACTCCAAAACGTATTGGCTCAGGTGCTCACTATTCTGTTAGGAGGTTCGATATTAGTCCTGGTGGGCTTTATCGACGATCAGTTCGGCTTACCACCCTCTATTCGATTGTGGGCGCAAATTGTCACGGCGCTGTTGTTGGTAGCTAATGGTATCAGTGTAAGAGTGCTATTTGGTACTCCCATCGACTCGTTCCTGTCTATGTTGCTGACGGTACTTTGGGTAGTAGGAATTACCAACGCCATCAACTTGATGGATGGTATGGATGGTTTGGCAGGAGGAATCAGCTTTATTACCGCCATGAGTTTGTTGGGGGTTGCAGCCCAATTTAATAATCGTGCGGCGGCAATCTTGGTACTTGCAGCTTTAGGAGGAGCTGCATTAGGCTTTTTGCGCCATAATTTCCATCCGTCACGAATTATTATGGGTGATGCTGGAGCATACTTTTTTGGCTATGTGCTGGCAGCAACTAGTATTTTAGGCAAACTGCAACAAAACACAGTTTATGCACTAATTCCCACGGTTTTATTTCTATTGTTGCCAGTAATAGACACCACCCAAGTATTTGTACGGCGGCTACTAGCAGGAAATAACCCTCTTAGTACTCCTGGCAAAGATCATCTGCACCACCGCTTACTTGCTTGGGGACTTTCCCAGCGCCATGCAGCGTTCACGCTTTGGTCAATTACCTTATTTTTCAACTTGCTGGCAATGCGAATACAAGGCATGAGTTTGGCTGTGATGATGACCACCGCCACTAGTATTGTCATTCTTTTGGGCTTTACTGTCTGGCAAAGAATACGCCAACAGCCTTAG
- a CDS encoding Gfo/Idh/MocA family oxidoreductase: protein MTNQIKIAVIGVGRWGVHLLRNFLAHPQVDVVAVVDPHPERLAAIKQQFNLDENVVLTTQWEDLKKVPGLTGVAIATPATTHYALIKDALQNGYHVLAEKPLTLDPAECRELCQLAEQHHLILMVDHTYLFHPAVEQGQTVVQAGKLGDLRYGYATRTHLGPVRQDVDALWDLAIHDIAIFNAWLGQIPVKVQATGTVWLQGAGEHTSTALSNQGSRGAEGKKDTNPSLPQGLADLVWLTLTYPDGFQAYIHLCWLNPDKQRRLGIVGSLGSLIFDEMSRSSPLTLLHGEFEQQGNHFIPVNQKQVVLELEPGEPLGRVCSCFVDSILNNTPSEVSSGWVGTQLVEILAALTLSLEQGGQPVFLNNCSQV, encoded by the coding sequence ATGACAAACCAAATTAAAATTGCTGTTATCGGAGTTGGGCGTTGGGGAGTTCATCTGCTGCGGAATTTCTTAGCACATCCGCAAGTAGATGTAGTTGCTGTCGTAGATCCCCATCCAGAACGATTAGCGGCGATAAAACAGCAGTTTAATTTAGATGAAAATGTAGTATTGACAACCCAATGGGAAGATTTAAAGAAAGTGCCAGGGTTGACAGGAGTTGCGATCGCAACTCCAGCTACTACCCACTATGCTTTAATTAAAGACGCTCTCCAAAACGGATACCATGTTTTGGCAGAAAAACCGCTAACTCTCGACCCCGCAGAATGTCGGGAACTTTGCCAGTTAGCAGAGCAGCATCATTTAATACTGATGGTTGACCACACTTATTTATTTCACCCAGCAGTTGAGCAAGGGCAAACTGTAGTACAAGCGGGTAAATTAGGTGATTTACGCTACGGCTACGCGACACGCACCCATTTAGGGCCTGTCCGCCAAGATGTTGATGCGCTCTGGGACTTAGCTATTCACGATATTGCTATCTTTAACGCTTGGCTGGGTCAGATTCCTGTGAAAGTACAAGCAACGGGTACGGTGTGGCTACAGGGAGCAGGGGAGCATACTTCGACTGCGCTCAGTAACCAGGGGAGTAGGGGAGCAGAGGGGAAGAAAGATACAAATCCTTCTCTGCCTCAAGGTTTGGCTGATTTAGTATGGCTAACACTGACATACCCAGATGGCTTTCAAGCTTATATTCACTTGTGCTGGCTGAATCCTGATAAGCAGCGACGGCTGGGGATTGTAGGTAGCCTTGGTAGTTTGATTTTTGATGAAATGTCGCGATCGTCACCTCTAACGCTGCTACATGGGGAGTTTGAACAGCAGGGCAATCATTTTATTCCGGTAAATCAAAAGCAGGTGGTGCTGGAATTAGAACCGGGTGAACCATTGGGGCGAGTTTGCTCTTGTTTTGTTGACTCTATCCTCAACAATACTCCCTCAGAGGTTTCGTCTGGCTGGGTAGGCACACAGTTAGTAGAAATTCTTGCTGCACTAACGCTATCTCTTGAGCAAGGCGGCCAACCTGTTTTTCTGAACAACTGCTCTCAAGTCTAA
- the rnc gene encoding ribonuclease III, whose translation MPLPYPRRQRQLESLVQKLGLSREAPIKWELLDLALTHPTVSDSANYEQLEFVGDAVVRLVSAVVLWENYPDCPVGDFAAIRSVLVSDRILAQLARIYGLELYLLVAGSATADKVGQESRLADAFEAVLGALYLSTQNLELIRSWLDPHFQELTTEIRLDPARLNYKAALQEWTQAQFKVLPEYRVVEVTQPHHNQERFMAEVWLHGKKLGEGKGRSIKTAEQAAAKVAFLAIPNPQTP comes from the coding sequence ATGCCTCTTCCCTACCCACGCCGTCAACGGCAACTCGAAAGTTTAGTCCAAAAATTAGGTTTGTCGCGAGAAGCACCTATCAAGTGGGAACTGCTAGATTTAGCGCTAACTCATCCCACTGTTTCTGATTCGGCAAATTATGAACAACTGGAGTTTGTTGGCGATGCAGTGGTGCGGCTGGTGTCGGCTGTTGTATTATGGGAAAATTATCCCGATTGTCCAGTAGGGGATTTTGCGGCAATTCGTTCGGTATTAGTGAGCGATCGCATCCTCGCCCAATTGGCCAGAATTTATGGTTTGGAATTATACTTACTAGTTGCGGGTAGTGCTACAGCTGATAAAGTTGGTCAAGAGTCTCGGCTGGCAGATGCTTTTGAAGCTGTTCTGGGTGCGCTTTATTTAAGTACTCAAAATCTGGAATTGATCCGCTCTTGGCTAGATCCCCACTTCCAAGAACTAACAACAGAAATTCGCCTCGATCCTGCCAGACTTAATTACAAAGCTGCTCTTCAAGAATGGACTCAAGCGCAATTCAAAGTTTTACCAGAATATCGAGTTGTGGAAGTCACTCAACCGCACCATAATCAAGAACGTTTCATGGCTGAAGTGTGGCTGCATGGAAAAAAACTCGGAGAAGGTAAGGGGCGATCGATTAAAACTGCTGAACAAGCCGCAGCTAAGGTAGCTTTTTTAGCAATCCCTAATCCGCAAACACCCTGA
- the groL gene encoding chaperonin GroEL (60 kDa chaperone family; promotes refolding of misfolded polypeptides especially under stressful conditions; forms two stacked rings of heptamers to form a barrel-shaped 14mer; ends can be capped by GroES; misfolded proteins enter the barrel where they are refolded when GroES binds) yields the protein MAKIIAFDEESRRALERGVNALADAVKITLGPKGRNVLLEKKFGAPQIVNDGITVAKEIELEDPLENTGARLIQEVASKTKDVAGDGTTTATVLAQALIREGLKNVAAGSNPVSLRRGIDKTIEALVLEIAKIAKPVEGSAIAQVATVSAGNDEEVGQMLAQAMEKVTKDGVITVEESKSLTTELEVVEGMQIDRGYISPYFVTNNERQIVEFENARILVTDKKIGSIQDLVPILEKVARSGQPLLIIAEDVEGDALATLVVNKARGVLAVAAIKAPGFGDRRKALLEDIAILTDGQLISEEIGLSLDTAALEALGTARKITIDKESTTIVAGSVTKPEVQKRIGQIRRQLEETDSEYDQEKLQERIAKLAGGVAVIKVGAATETELKDRKLRIEDALNATKAAVEEGIVPGGGTTLIHLAKKVQEIKKTLQNDEERIGADIVERALEAPLRQIADNAGAEGSVIVSKVRDSEFNIGYNAATGEFEDLIAAGIIDPAKVVRSALQNAGSIAGLVLTTEAIVVEKPEKKSAAAAPDMGGMGGMGGMGGMGGMGGMGGMGGMGGMGMF from the coding sequence ATGGCGAAAATTATTGCATTTGACGAGGAATCGCGGCGAGCTCTAGAAAGGGGTGTTAACGCCCTTGCTGATGCCGTAAAAATCACCTTGGGGCCTAAAGGTCGTAATGTCCTTTTAGAGAAAAAATTTGGCGCACCTCAAATTGTCAACGATGGTATCACTGTTGCCAAGGAAATTGAATTAGAAGATCCTTTGGAAAATACTGGTGCAAGACTCATCCAGGAAGTGGCCTCAAAAACTAAAGATGTTGCTGGGGATGGTACAACCACCGCCACAGTTTTAGCACAAGCCTTGATTCGGGAAGGTTTGAAGAACGTCGCGGCGGGTAGTAACCCAGTTAGCTTGAGACGCGGGATCGACAAAACTATTGAGGCACTGGTACTGGAAATTGCCAAGATAGCCAAGCCAGTAGAAGGAAGTGCGATCGCTCAAGTTGCCACTGTTTCTGCTGGTAACGATGAAGAAGTTGGTCAAATGTTAGCTCAAGCAATGGAAAAAGTCACCAAAGATGGTGTAATTACCGTTGAAGAATCTAAATCCCTGACAACTGAACTAGAAGTAGTTGAAGGGATGCAGATTGACAGGGGTTACATTTCACCTTACTTTGTCACCAACAACGAGCGGCAAATCGTGGAATTTGAAAACGCCCGGATCTTGGTGACAGATAAAAAAATCGGCAGCATCCAAGATTTAGTACCAATTTTGGAAAAAGTCGCCCGTTCTGGTCAACCCTTGCTAATCATCGCTGAAGATGTCGAAGGTGATGCCTTGGCAACTTTGGTAGTGAACAAAGCACGGGGTGTACTAGCCGTGGCTGCCATTAAAGCGCCTGGGTTTGGCGATCGCCGCAAAGCTTTGTTAGAAGATATTGCTATTCTCACCGATGGACAGTTGATTTCGGAAGAAATCGGCTTAAGTTTGGATACCGCTGCTCTAGAAGCACTGGGAACTGCTCGCAAAATCACCATTGACAAAGAAAGCACCACTATTGTAGCTGGCAGTGTCACCAAGCCAGAAGTACAAAAGCGGATTGGTCAAATTCGCAGGCAGTTGGAAGAAACCGATTCTGAATACGATCAAGAAAAACTGCAAGAACGCATCGCCAAGCTCGCTGGCGGTGTGGCAGTGATTAAAGTGGGTGCGGCAACCGAAACCGAACTCAAAGACCGTAAACTGCGGATTGAAGACGCGCTGAACGCTACTAAAGCTGCTGTGGAAGAAGGTATTGTTCCTGGTGGAGGAACAACTCTAATTCACTTAGCTAAGAAGGTACAAGAGATTAAAAAGACCCTACAAAATGACGAAGAAAGAATTGGGGCTGATATTGTCGAACGAGCGCTAGAAGCCCCCTTACGCCAAATAGCAGACAACGCTGGTGCAGAAGGTTCTGTAATCGTCTCAAAAGTCCGGGATAGTGAGTTCAACATTGGCTACAACGCCGCTACTGGCGAATTTGAAGACTTGATCGCGGCTGGTATTATCGACCCTGCCAAAGTCGTGCGTTCAGCTTTGCAAAACGCTGGTTCCATTGCTGGTTTGGTCTTAACCACCGAAGCGATAGTTGTTGAAAAACCAGAGAAGAAATCTGCTGCTGCGGCCCCTGATATGGGCGGCATGGGCGGCATGGGCGGCATGGGCGGCATGGGCGGCATGGGCGGCATGGGTGGCATGGGCGGTATGGGCGGCATGGGCATGTTCTAA
- the fraC gene encoding filament integrity protein FraC, producing MPENWMLPRIFPIGGILFDFLFVLIAIPIEAYLLHYRLKFDKKTSTFYAISINLFSSVIGWFIFFVSEPMLPIQMRAELINYMFFNNFKSPNTQAFLIFTAFIIFFATFLMKFFILKVLLLSLNEQLFKKEEEAEAPISQRRRWRTFGNLKFQSNNLIITVLIANSLSYSAITLILLFSAK from the coding sequence ATGCCTGAGAATTGGATGCTTCCGAGGATTTTTCCCATTGGTGGAATTCTGTTTGACTTTTTATTTGTACTGATTGCCATCCCCATCGAAGCTTATCTTTTGCACTATCGACTCAAATTTGACAAAAAAACTAGTACTTTTTATGCTATTTCTATCAATTTATTTTCTAGTGTAATTGGTTGGTTCATATTTTTTGTATCAGAACCAATGTTACCGATACAGATGAGAGCAGAATTAATTAACTATATGTTTTTTAATAACTTTAAATCACCTAATACACAAGCCTTCCTAATATTCACTGCTTTTATAATTTTCTTTGCTACTTTCTTGATGAAGTTTTTCATTTTAAAAGTATTATTACTATCATTAAATGAGCAACTTTTTAAAAAAGAAGAGGAAGCAGAAGCACCAATATCTCAACGGCGACGATGGCGGACTTTTGGCAACTTGAAATTCCAAAGTAATAATTTAATAATTACTGTACTAATAGCGAATTCCCTGAGTTATAGTGCTATAACTCTTATTCTATTATTTAGTGCAAAATAG
- a CDS encoding serine protease yields MHNRIFTTLFLTLFLATTPQFVVAQNNIEQLFKQGDAAEVVGNNSQAETIWRKVLQVEPNNGKAYNNLGNALRRQGKLEEALAAHQKALQLNPNDAEAYVGIGNVLNAQGKLEEAIASHQKALQLNPNLATAYNGLGNVLSNQKKLDAAVAAYQKAIQLDPKYTFAYNNLAIALKDQNKLDAAIAAFQKAIQLNPNYATAYYNLGNALSEQKKLDAAVAAYEEAIQLNPSNADAYNNLGNALSEQKKLDAAVAAYEKAIQLDPSNADAYYNLGSVLSEQKKLDAAVAAYQKAIQLNPNYATAYNNLGNALSEQKKLDAAVAAYQKAIQLNPNYATAYNNLGFALYEQKKLDAAVAAYQKAIQFNPNDANAYNGLGNALSYQKKLDAAVAAYQKAIQLDHNLADAYNGLGSALSYQKKLDAAVVVYQKAIQLNPNYATAYYNLGNALSDQKKLDAAVVVYQKAIQLKPNYATAYNNLGIALSNQNKLDAGVAAFQKVIQLNPNYATAYNNLGNALREQKKLDAAVAAYKKALKLPEDNSITLGSAHTLANNGLGLVFQQQGKLKEAIQQFDKAEEIDSTLDAINNDRERFVYASNNNREARRLWTEQQNKLANVEDDRQWLPKNDPTVFIKRSVVRITAEFFNSDRQGTEIGTGVIIKREGDRTLILTNRHVIFDGYDQGKNIQIEFFSSPPRDRVRMRRDAKLFKMTSTDEQLDLAVLEVIANLPEDIQPLPISSNAIAPKMPIRIIGHSAQRGEDKSWSMESGQISYQNQQLEISQAALKPGYSGSPVLDSQNKLLGIVFARKKGADRDFAYPMSEIQKQLLTWSIP; encoded by the coding sequence ATGCACAACCGTATATTTACTACTCTATTTTTAACTCTATTTCTGGCTACCACACCCCAGTTTGTAGTTGCTCAAAACAATATTGAACAGCTATTTAAACAAGGCGACGCTGCCGAAGTGGTGGGTAATAACTCCCAAGCAGAGACAATTTGGCGTAAAGTTTTACAGGTTGAACCAAATAATGGCAAAGCTTATAACAATTTGGGTAATGCTTTGCGGCGACAGGGAAAACTAGAGGAAGCCTTAGCAGCGCACCAGAAAGCATTACAACTCAATCCTAATGATGCCGAAGCTTACGTTGGTATAGGAAATGTGCTAAATGCTCAAGGTAAATTAGAAGAGGCGATCGCATCTCACCAGAAAGCCTTACAACTCAACCCTAACTTAGCTACTGCTTACAACGGTCTGGGCAATGTGCTGAGTAACCAGAAGAAATTAGATGCTGCGGTTGCCGCCTACCAAAAAGCGATTCAACTAGATCCTAAATATACTTTTGCTTACAACAATCTCGCTATTGCCCTGAAAGATCAGAATAAATTAGATGCTGCTATTGCCGCCTTCCAAAAAGCAATTCAACTCAACCCCAACTATGCCACTGCTTACTACAATCTCGGCAATGCCCTGAGTGAGCAGAAGAAATTGGATGCAGCAGTCGCCGCCTATGAAGAAGCAATTCAACTCAACCCTAGCAATGCTGATGCTTACAACAATCTCGGCAATGCCCTGAGTGAGCAGAAGAAATTAGATGCAGCAGTTGCCGCCTACGAAAAAGCGATTCAACTCGACCCTAGCAATGCTGATGCTTACTACAATCTCGGATCTGTCCTGAGTGAGCAGAAGAAATTAGATGCAGCAGTTGCCGCTTACCAAAAAGCAATTCAACTCAATCCCAACTATGCCACTGCTTACAACAATCTCGGCAATGCCCTGAGTGAGCAGAAGAAATTAGATGCCGCAGTTGCCGCCTACCAAAAAGCAATTCAACTCAATCCCAACTATGCCACTGCTTACAACAATCTCGGTTTTGCCCTGTATGAGCAGAAGAAATTAGATGCCGCAGTTGCCGCCTACCAAAAAGCAATTCAATTCAATCCCAACGATGCCAATGCTTACAACGGTCTTGGCAATGCGCTCAGTTACCAGAAGAAATTAGATGCCGCAGTTGCCGCCTACCAAAAAGCAATTCAACTTGACCATAACTTAGCTGATGCTTACAACGGTCTTGGCAGTGCGCTCAGTTACCAGAAGAAATTAGATGCCGCAGTTGTCGTCTACCAAAAAGCAATTCAACTTAACCCCAACTATGCCACTGCTTACTACAATCTCGGCAATGCCCTAAGTGACCAGAAAAAATTAGATGCCGCAGTTGTCGTCTACCAAAAAGCAATTCAACTCAAACCCAACTATGCCACTGCTTACAACAATCTCGGCATTGCCCTGAGTAACCAGAATAAATTAGATGCAGGGGTTGCCGCCTTCCAAAAAGTAATTCAACTCAACCCCAACTATGCCACTGCTTACAACAATCTCGGCAATGCGCTGAGGGAGCAGAAGAAATTAGATGCCGCAGTTGCCGCCTACAAAAAAGCCCTAAAATTGCCAGAAGATAATTCTATAACCTTAGGCAGCGCTCATACTCTAGCTAATAATGGTTTGGGTTTAGTATTCCAACAGCAAGGAAAGCTTAAAGAAGCCATTCAACAGTTTGACAAAGCAGAGGAGATTGACTCCACTTTAGATGCAATTAATAACGATAGAGAAAGATTTGTCTATGCCAGCAACAACAATAGAGAAGCACGGCGCTTATGGACAGAGCAACAGAATAAACTAGCCAATGTAGAAGATGATCGCCAATGGTTGCCTAAAAATGATCCAACTGTATTTATTAAACGTTCTGTGGTACGCATCACTGCCGAGTTTTTTAACAGCGATCGCCAAGGAACAGAGATCGGCACTGGTGTCATAATTAAGCGAGAAGGCGATCGCACTTTAATCCTCACCAATCGTCATGTCATTTTTGATGGCTATGACCAGGGTAAAAATATTCAAATTGAATTTTTCAGTTCACCGCCACGCGACCGAGTGCGAATGCGGCGAGATGCCAAGCTGTTTAAAATGACTTCCACAGACGAACAACTAGATTTAGCCGTTTTGGAAGTTATTGCTAATCTGCCAGAAGATATCCAGCCTTTACCCATCTCCTCAAATGCGATCGCCCCGAAAATGCCTATTCGGATTATCGGTCATTCTGCTCAAAGGGGTGAAGATAAATCTTGGTCTATGGAATCAGGACAAATCAGCTATCAAAACCAGCAATTAGAAATATCTCAAGCTGCACTCAAACCCGGTTATTCTGGCAGTCCTGTGCTTGACTCACAAAATAAACTTTTAGGTATTGTCTTTGCCCGAAAAAAAGGTGCAGACCGAGATTTCGCTTATCCCATGTCTGAGATTCAAAAACAACTGCTTACTTGGAGCATTCCTTAA
- a CDS encoding cob(I)yrinic acid a,c-diamide adenosyltransferase, giving the protein MTRNGIGIRTAQVRQERLIGQIHVYDGVGKGKSQAALGVVLRSIGLGINTPSDSNRVLLLRFLKGPERDYDEDGAIAALQRGFPHLIDQVRTGRAEFFGPEEITTFDRNEAMRGWDVAKGAIASGLYSVVVLDEINPVLDLGLLPVDEVVKTLKSKPQELEIIATGRAAPPKLLDIADLHSEMKPHHHPTAKALFLEGIEIYTGAGKGKSTSALGKALQAIGRGINHPGSTRVLIMQWLKGGSGYTEDAAIAALQQSYPEVVDHQRCGGDAIVWRNSRQELDYVEAERGWEIAKVAIASGMYKTIILDELNPTVDLELLPVEPIVQALLRKPRDTEIIITGRCQNQPAYFDLASVHSEVYCHKHYANQGVELKRGVDF; this is encoded by the coding sequence ATGACAAGGAACGGTATCGGTATTCGCACGGCGCAAGTGCGTCAAGAACGGCTCATTGGTCAAATTCACGTCTACGATGGCGTGGGTAAAGGTAAGTCTCAAGCGGCTTTGGGTGTGGTTTTGCGCTCTATTGGGTTGGGGATAAATACGCCTAGCGATTCTAACCGTGTTTTACTGCTGCGCTTTTTAAAGGGACCGGAACGTGATTATGACGAAGATGGAGCGATCGCAGCTTTGCAGCGTGGGTTTCCCCATTTAATAGACCAGGTTCGCACTGGGAGAGCCGAATTTTTTGGCCCAGAAGAAATTACCACCTTTGACCGAAATGAGGCGATGCGGGGTTGGGATGTCGCCAAAGGTGCGATCGCTAGCGGTTTATATTCAGTTGTCGTCTTGGATGAAATTAACCCCGTTCTGGATTTGGGTTTGCTACCAGTAGATGAAGTGGTAAAGACATTAAAATCCAAACCCCAAGAATTAGAAATCATTGCTACCGGACGCGCCGCACCGCCAAAGTTACTCGATATTGCAGATTTGCACTCAGAAATGAAACCTCATCACCATCCCACAGCCAAAGCCCTATTCTTGGAAGGGATTGAAATTTATACTGGTGCTGGTAAAGGTAAGTCTACTAGTGCTTTGGGCAAAGCCTTACAGGCCATTGGTAGGGGAATCAATCATCCAGGGTCTACCCGTGTGTTAATTATGCAGTGGCTTAAAGGTGGTAGCGGCTACACAGAAGATGCTGCGATCGCCGCTTTGCAGCAGTCATATCCAGAAGTGGTGGATCATCAGCGCTGTGGTGGAGATGCGATTGTTTGGCGCAATTCCCGGCAAGAATTAGACTATGTAGAAGCCGAAAGAGGTTGGGAAATCGCAAAAGTTGCGATCGCCTCTGGAATGTATAAAACTATTATTCTCGATGAACTCAATCCTACCGTTGACTTAGAACTACTCCCCGTTGAACCCATTGTTCAAGCTTTGCTCCGCAAACCCCGCGACACCGAAATCATCATCACTGGTCGCTGTCAAAATCAACCAGCATACTTCGACTTGGCTAGCGTTCATTCAGAGGTGTATTGCCACAAACATTATGCAAATCAAGGTGTAGAACTTAAACGGGGGGTAGATTTTTAG
- the corA gene encoding magnesium/cobalt transporter CorA, whose amino-acid sequence MVRKLRRLPKIVTRLYEDEFYHQPGTIPGTIFIDEDSPPPIIFLIDYNQTNFIREQIATPEECVPYLERESISWVDVQGLGSQDILQRLGQVFELHPLVLEDIVNVPERPKTEDYEDQLLFIARMVVPKERSCGFYSEQVSLILGKNYLLTVQEEPEHDCFETVRSRIEKNKGIIRKQGADYLAYALLDAIIDGFFPVLELYGERIQELEEEVIVKPTPQTLQNIYQIRRELLQLRRAIWPQRDAINSLIRDAPDLISEDVRIYLRDCYDHTVQVMDMVETYRELASGLMDVYLSAVSNKMNEIMKVLTIVSTIFIPLTFVAGIYGMNFNTEKSPYNMPELDWYWGYPLCLAVMAVIALGLLFFFWQRGWLQNSVTIKRN is encoded by the coding sequence ATGGTACGAAAACTGCGTCGTCTTCCCAAAATTGTAACTAGGCTATATGAAGATGAATTTTATCACCAACCAGGGACTATACCTGGAACAATTTTTATTGATGAAGATTCTCCGCCACCGATAATTTTCTTGATTGACTATAACCAAACCAATTTCATCCGTGAACAAATAGCAACTCCAGAAGAGTGTGTTCCATATCTGGAGAGGGAATCAATTTCTTGGGTAGACGTACAAGGTTTAGGCAGTCAAGATATATTACAACGATTGGGTCAAGTTTTTGAGTTACATCCTCTCGTTTTAGAAGATATAGTCAATGTACCGGAGCGTCCTAAAACAGAGGATTATGAAGACCAATTACTATTCATTGCCCGGATGGTAGTACCAAAGGAAAGATCGTGTGGTTTTTACAGCGAGCAAGTTAGTTTGATATTAGGGAAAAACTATTTACTGACAGTCCAAGAAGAACCAGAACATGATTGTTTTGAAACGGTGCGATCGCGAATTGAAAAAAACAAGGGTATCATCCGTAAACAAGGAGCAGATTATTTAGCTTACGCCTTGTTAGATGCGATTATTGATGGTTTTTTCCCCGTCCTGGAGCTTTATGGGGAGCGAATCCAAGAGTTGGAAGAGGAAGTAATAGTTAAACCAACCCCGCAAACACTACAAAATATTTATCAAATTAGGCGAGAACTACTGCAATTACGTCGTGCTATCTGGCCCCAGCGAGATGCAATTAATTCCCTAATTCGAGATGCTCCCGATTTAATTAGTGAAGATGTGCGAATCTACTTGCGAGATTGTTATGACCATACAGTGCAAGTGATGGATATGGTAGAAACTTATCGAGAGCTAGCATCTGGATTAATGGATGTGTACCTTTCGGCAGTGAGCAACAAAATGAATGAGATCATGAAGGTGCTAACGATAGTTTCAACAATTTTCATTCCACTGACTTTTGTGGCCGGAATATATGGTATGAATTTCAATACCGAAAAATCGCCATATAATATGCCTGAGTTGGATTGGTATTGGGGCTATCCACTTTGCTTGGCAGTGATGGCAGTGATCGCACTTGGGTTGCTATTCTTTTTTTGGCAACGTGGCTGGTTGCAAAACTCTGTAACAATTAAGCGTAATTAA